Proteins found in one Deltaproteobacteria bacterium genomic segment:
- a CDS encoding cytochrome c, with the protein MASSSRSRPATGSSSARRRPASCASSAHGRCPKLRASLLAAVLLAAACRQQMDDQPRYEPLEASRFFPDGQSSRPRVEGTVARGELHADTALYTGKTGGRLVEKLPVPLTADLLARGRERYDIYCSPCHDRLGTGKGMIVRRGYREPPSLHIERLRQAPAGHFFDVTTNGFGAMPAYAHQVAVRDRWAIVAYIRALQRSQRATLADVPPAERQALETEGPR; encoded by the coding sequence ATCGCTTCTTCCTCTCGATCGAGGCCCGCGACCGGCTCTTCGAGCGCCAGGAGACGGCCCGCTTCCTGCGCGAGCTCGGCGCACGGGAGGTGTCCGAAGTTGCGCGCTAGCCTCCTCGCCGCCGTCCTCCTCGCCGCCGCGTGCCGGCAGCAGATGGACGACCAGCCGCGCTACGAGCCGCTCGAGGCGAGCCGCTTCTTCCCCGACGGGCAGTCGTCGCGGCCGCGCGTCGAGGGCACGGTCGCGCGCGGCGAGCTCCACGCCGACACGGCGCTCTACACGGGGAAGACGGGCGGCCGGCTGGTCGAGAAGCTGCCCGTCCCGCTCACCGCCGACCTGCTCGCGCGCGGGCGCGAGCGCTACGACATCTACTGCTCGCCCTGCCACGACCGGCTGGGTACGGGGAAGGGCATGATCGTGCGGCGCGGCTACCGGGAGCCGCCGTCCCTGCACATCGAGCGGCTCCGGCAGGCGCCGGCGGGGCACTTCTTCGACGTGACGACCAACGGCTTCGGGGCGATGCCGGCCTACGCGCACCAGGTGGCCGTGCGCGACCGCTGGGCGATCGTGGCCTACATCCGCGCCCTGCAGCGCAGCCAGCGCGCGACGCTCGCCGAC
- a CDS encoding DUF3341 domain-containing protein → MERPTIWGLLAEFDSPSALVAAAARVREAGYKRIDAHTPFPVEELGAALGVKPTILPLLVLLGGLLGCVGGYLMQYYASNVDYPLNVGGRPMHSWPMFVPITFELTVLFGGLTAVIGMLALNGLPMPYHPLFNVPRFALATRDRFFLSIEARDRLFERQETARFLRELGAREVSEVAR, encoded by the coding sequence ATGGAGCGGCCGACGATCTGGGGTCTGCTCGCCGAGTTCGACAGCCCGAGCGCGCTGGTCGCAGCGGCCGCGCGCGTGCGCGAGGCCGGCTACAAGCGCATCGACGCGCACACGCCCTTTCCGGTGGAGGAGCTGGGCGCGGCGCTCGGCGTCAAGCCGACGATCCTGCCCCTGCTCGTGCTGCTGGGCGGGCTCCTCGGCTGCGTGGGCGGCTACCTCATGCAGTACTACGCGAGCAACGTCGACTATCCGCTCAACGTGGGCGGCCGCCCGATGCACAGCTGGCCGATGTTCGTCCCGATCACGTTCGAGCTCACGGTGCTGTTCGGCGGGCTGACCGCCGTGATCGGCATGCTCGCACTGAACGGCCTGCCGATGCCCTACCACCCGCTCTTCAACGTGCCGCGCTTCGCGCTCGCGACGCGCGATCGCTTCTTCCTCTCGATCGAGGCCCGCGACCGGCTCTTCGAGCGCCAGGAGACGGCCCGCTTCCTGCGCGAGCTCGGCGCACGGGAGGTGTCCGAAGTTGCGCGCTAG